The following are encoded together in the Streptomyces sp. NBC_01465 genome:
- a CDS encoding carbohydrate ABC transporter permease gives MGTVSALKSRPLAPPSAPDSAPPRRTPRAGGPGRRRRRAGWLMVAPALLHAALWIGLPVVASVALAFTKYDVLSAPQFVGLDNFREMLDDAVFRKSIWNTVVYTFFTVPFGMLLGLLIAMALHTGLKARGIFRTAVFLPQVTATVAIALVWFWIYNPTNGLFNSVLSIFGIHGPAWLLSTSWSMPSVILVGIWQGIGMKMLIYLAALQSLPKELYEAASVDGASRVRQFFSITLPLLKPATFFVLITSMINAFQSFDQIYVLTDGGPANSTTMMTFEIYKSAFREFRVGYACAQSLVLFALLLAFTLVNRRIMGGTRGHS, from the coding sequence GTGGGAACCGTATCCGCACTGAAATCGCGGCCGCTCGCACCGCCCTCCGCACCTGACTCCGCTCCCCCGCGGCGCACCCCGCGGGCGGGCGGGCCCGGCCGCAGGCGCCGCAGGGCCGGCTGGCTGATGGTGGCGCCCGCGCTGCTGCACGCGGCGCTCTGGATCGGGCTGCCGGTCGTCGCGTCGGTCGCGCTCGCCTTCACCAAGTACGACGTGCTCAGCGCCCCGCAGTTCGTCGGTCTCGACAACTTCCGGGAGATGCTCGACGACGCGGTCTTCCGCAAGTCGATCTGGAACACCGTCGTCTACACCTTCTTCACCGTGCCGTTCGGGATGCTGCTGGGCCTGCTCATCGCCATGGCCCTGCACACAGGCCTCAAGGCGCGCGGCATCTTCCGCACCGCGGTCTTCCTTCCGCAGGTGACGGCGACCGTGGCCATCGCCCTGGTCTGGTTCTGGATCTACAACCCGACCAACGGCCTCTTCAACTCCGTGCTCAGCATCTTCGGGATCCACGGTCCGGCCTGGCTGCTCTCCACGTCCTGGTCGATGCCGTCGGTGATCCTGGTCGGCATCTGGCAGGGCATCGGCATGAAGATGCTCATCTACCTCGCCGCCCTGCAGTCGCTGCCGAAGGAGCTGTACGAGGCCGCCTCCGTCGACGGGGCCTCGCGCGTACGGCAGTTCTTCTCCATCACACTGCCGCTGCTCAAGCCCGCGACCTTCTTCGTCCTGATCACCTCGATGATCAACGCCTTCCAGTCCTTCGACCAGATCTACGTCCTCACCGACGGCGGTCCGGCGAACAGCACCACGATGATGACGTTCGAGATCTACAAGTCCGCCTTCCGGGAGTTCCGCGTCGGCTACGCCTGCGCCCAGTCGCTGGTGCTCTTCGCACTGCTGCTGGCCTTCACCCTGGTCAACCGGCGGATCATGGGAGGCACCCGTGGCCACAGCTGA
- a CDS encoding ABC transporter substrate-binding protein, with protein sequence MELNRRSVLAALGAGTAAALTGCGSGTSTAGGSADGPAKGEITLLTPIYEKADGKKLLEQDILGGFRKKYPDVKVSVDYTTYTQLNEKITTAMAGGLLPDVMMMGVGWIPPFAAKKAIAELPESLAAAHDYEKRVLEPSRYDGKLYALPVVLDTRIVVYRKDHFAEAGIKNTPANWTELRAMAKQLTKKGRVGFDPFSAELRQVWETFLFANGGSLFSEDGKKVLFSDARGVEALQFFKDLMADGSADYTTKTELGAPTNVQTGKASMMVTTSGLWKQLQDQKPELLESDTLGAFVLANRKPAMLQGGTLVTQSARSKHPAAARALVEYLASPESILGAAKQRGSVPGMRDLGAAGTAYTKENEFVDLSLKNLGAACSEGGTAAWMEIREKIKPTLEPAIVGGQSAADAIAELGKLAEAAIARM encoded by the coding sequence ATGGAACTCAACAGGCGATCCGTACTCGCCGCCCTCGGCGCAGGTACCGCCGCCGCCCTCACCGGCTGCGGCAGCGGTACCTCGACTGCCGGCGGCTCGGCGGACGGTCCCGCGAAGGGTGAGATCACGCTGCTCACCCCCATCTACGAGAAGGCGGACGGGAAGAAGCTCCTCGAGCAGGACATCCTCGGCGGCTTCCGGAAGAAGTATCCGGATGTGAAGGTGAGCGTCGACTACACGACGTACACTCAGCTCAACGAGAAGATCACCACCGCGATGGCGGGCGGACTGCTGCCCGACGTGATGATGATGGGCGTCGGCTGGATCCCCCCGTTCGCCGCCAAGAAGGCGATCGCGGAGCTGCCGGAGTCCCTGGCCGCCGCGCACGACTACGAGAAGCGGGTCCTGGAACCGTCCCGGTACGACGGGAAGCTCTACGCCCTGCCGGTCGTCCTGGACACCCGGATCGTCGTGTACCGCAAGGACCACTTCGCCGAGGCGGGCATCAAGAACACCCCCGCCAACTGGACCGAACTCCGGGCCATGGCCAAGCAGTTGACGAAGAAGGGCCGGGTGGGATTCGACCCCTTCTCCGCCGAACTGCGACAGGTGTGGGAGACCTTCCTCTTCGCCAACGGCGGCTCGCTGTTCAGCGAGGACGGCAAGAAGGTGCTGTTCTCCGACGCGCGCGGGGTCGAGGCACTGCAGTTCTTCAAGGACCTCATGGCCGACGGCAGCGCCGACTACACGACGAAGACCGAGCTCGGCGCCCCCACGAACGTCCAGACGGGCAAGGCCTCGATGATGGTCACGACGAGCGGGCTCTGGAAGCAGCTGCAGGACCAGAAGCCCGAGTTGCTGGAGAGCGACACCCTCGGTGCCTTCGTCCTCGCCAACCGCAAGCCGGCCATGCTGCAGGGCGGCACCCTGGTCACCCAGTCCGCACGCAGCAAGCACCCCGCCGCGGCCCGTGCTCTCGTGGAGTACCTGGCGAGCCCGGAGTCCATCCTCGGTGCGGCCAAGCAGCGCGGATCGGTGCCCGGCATGCGTGACCTGGGTGCGGCGGGAACCGCGTACACCAAGGAGAACGAGTTCGTCGATCTCTCCCTGAAGAACCTGGGTGCGGCGTGCTCCGAGGGCGGAACCGCCGCGTGGATGGAGATCCGCGAGAAGATCAAGCCCACGCTGGAGCCCGCGATCGTGGGCGGCCAGTCCGCCGCGGACGCCATCGCCGAGCTCGGCAAGCTCGCCGAAGCCGCCATCGCGCGGATGTGA
- a CDS encoding SDR family NAD(P)-dependent oxidoreductase: protein MSADLNGSRALVTGAAHGIGRAVAIALAAAGADVAVHFNSSAEEAGETVSAIETLGRRAKAFRADVTVTAEVDRLVDEATGFLGGLDVLVCNAGHLIGRASVEEMSDEHFGRVVDVNLTSTFRTCRAALPHLRSSSAGRIITMSSLAAHNGGGPGSVAYAAAKAGIRGFTKGLAKEVGGAGITVNAVAPGFIGGTAFHNTFTAPEAQTAMVAGIPVGRAGTPEDVAAAVVHLASPASGFLNGTTVDIDGGVWPR from the coding sequence ATGTCTGCTGATCTCAACGGTTCCCGCGCACTGGTCACGGGCGCGGCCCACGGCATAGGACGGGCCGTCGCGATCGCGCTCGCCGCAGCGGGAGCCGATGTCGCCGTGCACTTCAACAGCTCCGCCGAGGAGGCCGGGGAGACGGTCTCCGCGATCGAGACGCTGGGGCGGCGTGCGAAGGCGTTCCGGGCCGATGTCACCGTGACCGCCGAGGTGGACCGCCTGGTGGACGAGGCGACGGGATTCCTCGGCGGGCTCGACGTACTGGTCTGCAACGCGGGTCATCTCATCGGGCGGGCCTCGGTCGAGGAGATGTCGGACGAGCACTTCGGCCGGGTCGTCGACGTCAATCTCACCTCCACGTTCCGCACCTGCCGGGCCGCGCTCCCCCATCTGCGCTCCTCGTCCGCCGGGCGCATCATCACCATGTCCTCGCTGGCCGCGCACAACGGCGGCGGCCCCGGATCGGTCGCCTACGCGGCCGCCAAGGCCGGGATCCGCGGCTTCACGAAGGGGCTCGCGAAGGAGGTCGGCGGGGCCGGGATCACCGTGAACGCGGTCGCGCCCGGTTTCATCGGCGGCACCGCGTTCCACAACACGTTCACCGCCCCCGAGGCACAGACCGCGATGGTGGCGGGCATCCCGGTGGGCCGCGCCGGCACCCCCGAGGACGTGGCGGCCGCGGTCGTCCACCTGGCCTCGCCCGCCTCCGGCTTCCTCAACGGGACGACCGTGGACATCGACGGTGGCGTATGGCCGCGTTGA
- a CDS encoding serine hydrolase, translating into MGEGDATDSATGGGISRRGLGRSMLALGGAVAFASLPAGPAVAQSGAGGRTTLRYGSAERAGLLPEHLKLLVADAERYLGPSPKHPWYAGAVLLAGRGSTVALHQPIGKAVRYSAYDEKTDTGVEFPAEQQIDAERDTVYDLASVSKLFTSLLAVQQIERGALELEATVASYLPEFAGAGKQDVTVRQLLTHTSGFVAWIALYKGTTRDDQLQLLWNQPLLNPPGTKYLYSDLNLISLQLVLEKITGRTLDALLHDEITAPLGMHRTRYNPPASWKPKIAATEDARLPWSGLERGLIWGQVHDENAFGFGGIAGHAGVFSTAWDLAVLARTLLNGGAYGKARILRPESVELMFTDFNTAFPGDEHGLGFELYQHWYMGAMATPHTAGHTGFTGTSLVLDPTTDTFLIVLGNSVHPVRNWRSGSAPRVATATDLARAVPVRPAHGRTAWFSGMASATTATLTLPALAMSSDRPRLQCALWWDTEPGSDFLFLEASADGGTSWQPAPFTTTAKGEEARTHPAGSASGWSGRVWHRLDADLAAWRGKEVALRWRYATDQLYVGRGAYVDGIRVTDGHRTVFDESRAADAARIQATGWAPSAD; encoded by the coding sequence ATGGGCGAGGGCGACGCGACGGACAGCGCGACGGGCGGGGGCATCAGCCGGCGCGGGCTCGGCCGGTCAATGCTGGCGCTGGGCGGGGCAGTCGCCTTCGCCTCTCTGCCGGCGGGTCCTGCGGTGGCGCAGTCCGGTGCGGGCGGGCGTACGACGCTGCGGTACGGGAGCGCCGAGCGCGCCGGGCTGCTGCCCGAACACCTCAAGCTGCTCGTGGCGGACGCGGAACGCTATCTCGGCCCCTCGCCCAAGCACCCCTGGTACGCGGGCGCGGTGCTGCTGGCCGGGCGGGGCTCGACGGTGGCGCTGCATCAGCCGATCGGCAAGGCGGTGCGCTATTCCGCGTACGACGAGAAGACCGACACCGGGGTCGAGTTCCCTGCCGAACAGCAGATCGACGCGGAGCGGGACACGGTCTACGACCTGGCGTCCGTCTCCAAGCTCTTCACCTCGCTCCTCGCCGTGCAGCAGATCGAGCGGGGTGCGCTGGAGCTGGAGGCTACGGTCGCCTCGTATCTGCCGGAATTCGCGGGCGCGGGCAAGCAGGACGTGACGGTACGGCAACTGCTCACCCACACTTCGGGGTTCGTGGCCTGGATCGCGCTGTACAAGGGGACGACTCGGGACGATCAGCTCCAACTGCTGTGGAACCAGCCGCTGCTGAACCCGCCGGGGACCAAGTACCTCTACTCCGACCTCAATCTGATCTCACTGCAGCTGGTCCTCGAGAAGATCACCGGTCGCACCTTGGATGCCCTGCTCCACGACGAGATCACCGCTCCGCTCGGGATGCACCGCACTCGCTACAACCCGCCCGCCTCCTGGAAGCCGAAGATCGCCGCCACCGAGGATGCCCGGCTGCCCTGGTCCGGGCTTGAACGCGGGCTCATTTGGGGTCAGGTGCACGACGAGAACGCCTTCGGATTCGGCGGGATCGCGGGCCACGCGGGCGTCTTCTCCACCGCCTGGGACCTGGCGGTACTGGCCAGGACGCTGCTCAACGGAGGCGCGTACGGCAAGGCTCGGATCCTGCGCCCCGAGTCGGTGGAGCTGATGTTCACCGACTTCAACACCGCCTTCCCCGGCGACGAGCACGGCCTGGGCTTCGAGCTCTACCAGCACTGGTACATGGGCGCGATGGCGACACCCCACACCGCGGGCCACACCGGTTTCACCGGGACCAGCCTCGTCCTCGACCCGACGACCGACACCTTCCTGATCGTGCTGGGCAACTCGGTCCATCCCGTACGCAATTGGCGCTCGGGCAGCGCCCCGCGCGTGGCCACGGCCACCGATCTGGCCCGCGCCGTTCCCGTACGCCCCGCCCATGGCCGCACCGCGTGGTTCTCCGGAATGGCGAGCGCGACGACCGCCACCCTCACCCTGCCCGCCCTGGCCATGTCCTCTGATCGGCCCCGGCTCCAGTGCGCTCTGTGGTGGGACACGGAACCCGGCTCGGACTTCCTCTTCCTGGAGGCGTCGGCCGACGGCGGCACCAGCTGGCAGCCGGCGCCCTTCACCACCACGGCGAAGGGCGAGGAGGCCCGGACGCACCCGGCCGGTTCGGCCAGCGGGTGGTCCGGCCGGGTCTGGCACCGGCTCGACGCCGATCTGGCGGCCTGGCGCGGCAAGGAGGTGGCGCTGCGCTGGCGGTACGCCACCGATCAGCTGTACGTCGGGCGCGGCGCGTACGTCGACGGGATCCGGGTCACGGACGGCCACCGTACGGTCTTCGACGAGTCCCGGGCAGCCGACGCGGCCCGCATCCAGGCAACGGGCTGGGCCCCTTCGGCCGACTGA
- a CDS encoding LacI family DNA-binding transcriptional regulator, protein MSGVTIHQVAEAAGVSASTVSNVLNGRVERMQPTTLARVEQAIENLSYRPNRAARMLRTGRIQVIGLIVPSVANPFWGALARELEAIALAEGYHVLLCNSERDPARELKYGEELLADGVSGVVLCSSLPSLDHVAPLLKRGLKMVAFDRTAQSGDPSSLASISVDNAMGAELATRHLLELGHRRLAFVSGSVSSVNRRERLRGFRAALEEAGIDPAEGIVWPGASTSEFGDKESAELGRSAARELLAVPDPPTGFVAINDMCAIGICRGVRDAGLVAGRDVSVVGFDDILLADLFEPPLTTVRQPLPEMAAETFQQLRSSIESAPAAGRSLLIRPRLVVRASTAPPQLPG, encoded by the coding sequence ATGAGCGGGGTAACGATCCATCAGGTCGCGGAGGCCGCAGGGGTTTCCGCGAGCACCGTCTCCAACGTCCTCAACGGGCGCGTCGAGCGGATGCAGCCGACCACGCTCGCCCGTGTGGAACAGGCGATAGAGAACCTCAGCTACCGGCCCAACCGGGCCGCCCGGATGCTGCGCACCGGCCGGATCCAGGTCATCGGCCTCATCGTGCCGTCCGTCGCCAACCCCTTCTGGGGCGCTCTGGCGCGGGAGTTGGAGGCCATCGCGCTGGCCGAGGGCTATCACGTACTGCTGTGCAACAGCGAGCGCGATCCGGCCAGGGAACTGAAGTACGGCGAGGAGCTCCTGGCCGACGGTGTCAGCGGCGTGGTGCTCTGCTCCTCGCTGCCCTCGCTCGACCATGTCGCGCCGCTGCTCAAGCGGGGGCTGAAGATGGTCGCCTTCGACCGCACCGCCCAGTCCGGCGACCCGTCCTCGCTGGCCAGCATCAGCGTGGACAACGCGATGGGCGCGGAGCTCGCGACCCGTCATCTCCTCGAACTGGGCCACCGCAGGCTGGCGTTCGTCTCCGGGTCGGTCAGCAGCGTCAACCGCAGGGAGCGGCTGCGCGGCTTCCGGGCCGCGCTGGAGGAGGCCGGGATCGACCCGGCCGAGGGGATCGTCTGGCCCGGGGCGTCGACCAGCGAGTTCGGCGACAAGGAGTCCGCGGAGCTCGGCCGCAGCGCGGCGCGCGAGCTCCTTGCCGTACCGGACCCGCCCACCGGGTTCGTCGCGATCAACGACATGTGCGCGATCGGGATCTGCCGCGGTGTCAGGGACGCGGGCCTGGTCGCGGGGCGCGACGTGTCGGTGGTGGGTTTCGACGACATCCTGCTGGCCGACCTGTTCGAGCCGCCGCTCACCACGGTGCGCCAGCCGCTGCCGGAGATGGCCGCCGAGACGTTCCAGCAGCTCAGATCCAGTATCGAATCGGCGCCCGCGGCCGGAAGGTCACTGCTCATCCGGCCGCGGCTGGTCGTGCGCGCGTCGACCGCGCCTCCTCAACTGCCCGGCTGA
- a CDS encoding carbohydrate ABC transporter permease translates to MATAELNKGELLPRTRKPVNWGRIALYAVLTVVSLLMVVPFVWMVLTSLKTPAEIASPDAGLLPAHWEFSNYAEAFKAAPFATYARNSFIIAMSHTLINVVVASMAGYALARIKFRGSDLIFYCFVAALMIPTYTKVLPEFLIVRFMPLAGGNDLLGQGGSGWLDTWWALIVPGAVTPFAVFLFRQFYLDLPVELEEAARLDGLGEFRIYAQIMTPQVKPALTTVALLTFESSWNNFLWPLLVTHTDSLRVIQVGLSVFKTENGTQWHYLMAGTTLATLPMVVLFLLGQRYFVQGFATAGLK, encoded by the coding sequence GTGGCCACAGCTGAGCTCAACAAGGGCGAGCTCCTGCCGCGCACACGCAAGCCGGTGAACTGGGGGCGGATCGCGCTCTACGCCGTCCTGACCGTGGTCTCGCTGCTCATGGTGGTGCCGTTCGTCTGGATGGTCCTCACCTCGCTGAAGACCCCGGCCGAGATCGCCTCGCCGGACGCCGGACTGCTGCCCGCCCACTGGGAGTTCAGCAATTACGCGGAGGCCTTCAAGGCCGCGCCGTTCGCCACGTACGCCCGCAACAGCTTCATCATCGCGATGAGCCACACCCTCATCAATGTCGTCGTGGCGTCGATGGCGGGGTACGCACTGGCCCGGATCAAATTCCGCGGCAGCGACCTCATCTTCTACTGCTTTGTCGCCGCGCTGATGATCCCCACGTACACCAAGGTGCTCCCCGAGTTCCTGATCGTCCGCTTCATGCCCCTGGCCGGCGGCAACGACCTGCTGGGCCAGGGCGGCAGCGGCTGGCTCGACACCTGGTGGGCCCTGATCGTGCCCGGCGCGGTCACCCCCTTCGCCGTCTTCCTCTTCCGCCAGTTCTATCTGGACCTCCCGGTGGAGCTGGAAGAGGCAGCCCGGCTCGACGGGCTCGGCGAATTCCGTATCTACGCACAGATCATGACGCCCCAGGTGAAGCCGGCGCTGACCACGGTCGCCCTGCTGACCTTCGAGTCGTCGTGGAACAACTTCCTGTGGCCCCTGCTGGTCACGCACACGGACAGCCTCCGCGTGATCCAGGTCGGGCTCTCCGTCTTCAAGACCGAGAACGGCACCCAGTGGCACTACCTGATGGCGGGCACCACGCTCGCCACCCTGCCGATGGTCGTCCTCTTCCTCCTCGGCCAGCGCTACTTCGTGCAGGGCTTCGCCACCGCGGGCCTCAAGTAA
- a CDS encoding heparinase II/III domain-containing protein translates to MAALRSIPRERGGWWHAYVCPAHGVELDHGDPLIGVFPEGGARCSYGCRVDTEVVRGAWLVLSHQAWARHIRLLAHRGESAEAVARLVEYAGLYAELAGGRHDEAQSWMLRGCLFHQALTDAIWAVNIGHAVWTLADRGAEGLAAVLPLLDDLERAALDAREVLVGRGDLASNYTAWLNAAGTAASRAASAVRGIPWEGAKQWRDGESGLYAHLRAAVAGDGWEWEGSTYYHGFVLRAALLALRGTDPAAVPADVTAVLAGMTGVLASIATDGGLLPALHDGPYLRAPLALEWLELVALTGQFAPSARLDAVAGQARTELGAADDGLDRELGGWFAGAPLGVLPETGAATVFADTGYAVLRAGGVQALLDFGPHGGSHGHRDKLALYLYGAHTPWQPDYGQVPYAHAEFRELYTSTAAHPAFRVDGAEQAECAGRLLSADASSVTAEVTSAYPGVRAVRRMEAGSCYLVDLLTVTAPESRAVTAQLRPGTALDVQVRASGAVRTTWYGTENLHGWHTATTPVRPFTRPGPGPADDPGRTRTWVDFTAQAECVTFASVYQAGDAGPAVVDITLTEQGGLIVELADGTTAVHGAEA, encoded by the coding sequence ATGGCCGCGTTGAGGAGCATCCCGCGCGAGCGGGGCGGCTGGTGGCACGCGTACGTGTGCCCCGCCCATGGGGTCGAGCTCGACCACGGCGACCCGCTGATCGGGGTTTTCCCCGAGGGCGGCGCACGCTGCTCGTACGGCTGCCGGGTCGACACCGAGGTGGTGCGCGGCGCCTGGCTGGTCCTCTCCCACCAGGCGTGGGCGCGTCACATTCGCCTGCTCGCGCACCGGGGCGAGAGCGCGGAGGCGGTCGCCCGGCTCGTCGAATACGCCGGTCTGTACGCGGAGTTGGCGGGCGGGCGGCACGACGAGGCCCAGTCGTGGATGCTGCGCGGATGCCTCTTCCACCAGGCGCTGACCGACGCCATCTGGGCGGTCAACATCGGTCATGCGGTGTGGACCCTGGCCGACCGGGGCGCGGAGGGTCTGGCGGCGGTGCTGCCGCTCCTCGACGACCTGGAGCGTGCCGCGCTGGACGCCCGCGAGGTGCTGGTGGGCCGCGGCGACCTGGCGTCCAACTACACGGCGTGGCTGAACGCCGCGGGTACGGCGGCGAGCCGGGCCGCGTCGGCGGTGCGCGGGATTCCGTGGGAGGGCGCCAAGCAGTGGCGGGACGGCGAGAGCGGGCTGTACGCGCATCTGCGGGCCGCGGTCGCCGGTGACGGCTGGGAGTGGGAGGGCTCCACGTACTACCACGGCTTCGTGCTGCGGGCGGCGCTGCTCGCGCTGCGCGGGACGGACCCGGCTGCGGTCCCGGCCGACGTGACCGCCGTACTGGCGGGCATGACCGGCGTACTGGCGTCGATCGCCACGGACGGCGGGCTGCTGCCCGCGCTGCACGACGGGCCCTACCTGCGCGCACCGCTGGCGCTGGAGTGGCTCGAACTCGTGGCGCTGACAGGGCAGTTCGCACCGTCGGCGCGGCTGGACGCGGTGGCCGGGCAGGCGCGCACCGAACTCGGAGCCGCCGACGACGGACTCGACCGCGAGCTGGGCGGCTGGTTCGCCGGGGCGCCTCTGGGCGTGCTGCCCGAGACCGGTGCGGCCACCGTCTTCGCGGACACGGGGTACGCGGTGCTCCGCGCGGGCGGCGTCCAGGCGCTGTTGGACTTCGGTCCGCACGGCGGTTCGCACGGGCACCGGGACAAGCTGGCGCTGTATCTCTACGGGGCGCACACTCCCTGGCAGCCCGATTACGGCCAAGTGCCGTACGCGCACGCCGAGTTCCGAGAGCTCTACACCTCGACCGCCGCGCATCCCGCCTTCCGGGTCGACGGCGCCGAGCAGGCCGAGTGCGCCGGCCGGCTGCTCTCGGCGGACGCCTCGTCCGTGACGGCCGAGGTGACCTCCGCCTATCCAGGGGTGCGCGCGGTCCGCCGCATGGAGGCCGGGTCCTGCTATCTCGTGGACCTGCTCACCGTCACCGCGCCCGAATCCCGTGCCGTCACCGCCCAGTTGCGGCCCGGCACGGCGCTCGACGTCCAGGTCCGGGCGTCCGGCGCGGTGCGGACCACCTGGTACGGCACGGAGAACCTCCACGGCTGGCACACGGCCACCACTCCGGTACGCCCCTTCACCCGTCCGGGGCCGGGCCCCGCGGACGACCCGGGCCGCACCCGCACCTGGGTGGACTTCACCGCGCAGGCCGAGTGCGTCACCTTCGCCTCGGTCTACCAGGCCGGGGACGCGGGCCCCGCCGTCGTCGACATCACGCTCACCGAACAGGGCGGCCTGATCGTCGAACTGGCCGACGGCACCACGGCCGTCCACGGGGCGGAGGCCTGA